The Acidobacteriota bacterium region GCCGAGCGGCGAGCGCCAGATCAGGTCCGTGACGAACGACATCGCTTCGCCGTCCCACGCAAACAACCACGGGCACGATCCCTTGAGTCGCTGGTCGGCGCGGATCGTCGTGTCTGCCTGCTGGGCGAACTCCGACTGCAGCACGCCGTTCGGCCAGAGGATGCGCACGACCTGACTCTGCTCCGCGGTGCCGAGGCCGATGTGGACGACAGGGCTCGTGATGCGGCGCGTCTGCGCGTGCAGCCCCGTGCGCACCTCGACCTCCCCACCGATACCGAACGCGTTGACGCGTTGATCGCCGGTGGCGGCCGCGGCACGCGGTCGGAGGCGCTGCCAGTGGTACGGCAGCGTTCCCGTACTCGTCGCACGCACCACGTGCCCGTCGCCGTCACGTCCCGCCAGGTCCACCCGTCCGTCCTCATCGAGGTCGGCCACCGCGTCGGCGCGCATCGCAAGCGCGGCGTCCATCAGCGTGAAGCGTCCGACAGCGCCGCCGAGCAGGATGCGGGTCTGCGCGGCGCTCGCGACAACGATGTCCAGCGCCGCGTTGTTGTCGAGATCCGCGGTGAGCACCGTCGCCGAGGATGCGTCGAGTCCCGTCAGTCCCGACGCACCGATGTCCTGCCAGCGCCACTCAGGCGGAGCGCCGGCGCGGTCCTCGAACGAGAGGCGCGCCAGATGGCCAGCCCCCGTCACGCCGACGATATCCGCTCGACCGTCGCCAGACACGTCGGCAGCGTCCATCGCGACCAGCGGCGCGGCAGGCGCCGGGACCTTCGCCTCCTCGAACGCACCACCGCGCAGATTGAGGGCCACGCGCACGTCTCCCGCCTGGCCGAGACACGCCGCATCAGGCACGCCGTCACCGTCGACGTCGGCCCACGCGAATGCACGCCACCCCGAGCACACGACAGGCGACGGCTGCGACAGGAACGTGCCGTCGCCGTTGTTGCGGAGCACGGTCGCCGGTCCGTCGCGACGTGCGACCACGATGTCGAGGTCGCCATCGAGATCCACGTCGGCCGCCCATACGCCGGTGATGGCCATGGTCAGGTCTGCCTGCGGCAGGGCCGTCGCGGCCGTCACGTCACGCCACTGGCCTTCGGCATCCTGCTGAAGGACGGCAAGACCATGCTCGCCACCGACAACGGCGTCCATGCGGAAGTCCGAGTCGATGTCGAGCAACGCGGCGTGCGTGGCGCCGTGCGTGCGCGACGCGATACCACGGGCCGGTGCCACGTACACGGTTCCGTGGTCGAGGGCGACGATGGCCTCGGCGGCGTCGGCGGTGAGAGCTGTCGCCCCGACCCATGTCGGCGTGCGTGTCGTCCAGCCGTCGATGGGCGTCACGACAAACGTCATCGCGGTATCGGGTTCGGCGGGCGCGGCCTCTGGCGTCGGCAGCACGACGAAGCGGCGCAACGGCTCGCCAATGGCGTCCAGCGGTGTGGTGACCTGCGCGAGTGCGCGCCGGAACACGAGCTCGCGAACGAGCACGTTGCGCAGGAAGGCGACCTGCGTCGCGGCCGTCCGCGGCTCGCGCGCAGCGGCTTCGGCGAGCGACGCGAGACGTTCACGGGCGGCATCGGGCCACGTCGCGGCCTGCGCCTGGAGCGACTGGAGCGCGCTCGCGAGCGCCGCGCCATCGCCGCGCTTGGCGGCGATGCGTGCAAGGTCGAGGCGCGCTGGCAGGTTCTCCGTGCGCGCGAGCAACTGCTCGAGCACCCGCTGCGCCTCCGCCTCGTCGGCCTCCGTGCCCTGACGTTCGACGTCCTGCGCCAGCGCGTACGCGGCACGCGGGTCCGACGGGGCGAGGTCGACGGCGCGCCGCCAGAAGCGCGTGGCCGCCGCAAGCTCCCCGGCCCTGCTCTCCACCAGCGCCTGCAGCCGCACGATCGACGCGTCCTCGGGCGCAAGCGACGACGCCCGTGCGAGCTGCGCGCGCGCGGGCTCGATCTCCTGCTGTCGCAGCAACAGCAGTCCGAGGTTCGCCCAGCCGGCGGGTTCCTGCGGCACGAGCGCGACAACGCGATCGAGGTGCTCGCGCGCCAGCAGTTCCTGGCTCGTCTCCATCGCCGCGAGCGCCGTGTGGAACGACACGACGGCCTCCCTGTATGTCTCGGGGGGCACGTCGACACTGCGACGGCACGCACCGACGGACACAAGGGCCACACACAGCCTGCCGAACAGGAGTCCGGGCACCGGGCACCGGGCACCGGGCACCGGGCACCAGGCAGCGGGCACCGGGCGGCGGGCGGCGGGCACGGGGCAGATCGCGCGCGTCACTCGATACCGTGTCCTCATCACACGCACTCCTCGACAGGCATCGTCTTCACCGGGATCCCGCAGCGTTCGAGCATCGCGCCGATGTCTGCCTCGCTCACGCCGAGCCGCTCGCGCGCGGCGAAGATGTCGTCGACGCTGACCGGATACCAGTCACGTCGCGTGCGATCGCCGAGTCCCGCCACGTCGTATGGTGCGATCGTCGCGTCGATCGCGTCGGCAAGCCGGCGCCTGACATCGGCGCCCGCCTCACCCGCTGGTGCGTCGACCGCCGCCCTGGTGATGGCTCGGACGGCAGGCGCGAAGGTCCTGTCGCCACGAAGCAGGAAGCCGCGCGCGCGATGCGGAAGGTCGAGCCTGCGCACGGTTTCCGTGTAGCTGGCCGCTGCGAAGTACAACAGCGTCAGCCGCTTGAACATGTCGAAGTCGCGCATGTTCGCGTACAGCGCGCCGACAAGGCGCGCCGCGGCGCCGAGTTCCGTCACCGTATCGCGTGCGTATCTCCGCAGCGCCGCTTCCCGTTGGTCGCCGTGCGCCGACTCGGTGAGGACCGACGCAAGGCGGTCGATCCCGAGCAGCGCGAGCGGGAATCCCGTGGAGAGCATCGGATCGACAACGCCGGCAGCCGACGGCAGTAACGCCCATCGCGCGCCCGCGACCGTGGCGGTGCGGTGTGCCACGCGCGGCGTGTACACGAACGGACGCGTGGGCCTGGCATCACGGAACTGTTCCGCGATCGACGGGTGAGCCGCGAGCAGGCGCATCCATCCATCAGCGCCCTCCTCGAGGGCATACCCGCGCGCGAGCGGATCGGTCGCGGCCACGCCGGCGCTCGTGATGCCGTTGTCGAAGCGCAGTACCCACATCCACGCGCCCGGCCACACGTGGTGCAGCGCCGCCGCGTCGACGGGATAGGGCGGTCGTGCGTCGCTCGGCGCCACCGCCGCCCACTCGCGCACGTCCGTGAAATGCGTGAACAGCGCCTGCGTCGGCGGCATGTGACGCAGCGGCGCGTCACCCAGTCCC contains the following coding sequences:
- a CDS encoding VCBS repeat-containing protein; the protein is MSFHTALAAMETSQELLAREHLDRVVALVPQEPAGWANLGLLLLRQQEIEPARAQLARASSLAPEDASIVRLQALVESRAGELAAATRFWRRAVDLAPSDPRAAYALAQDVERQGTEADEAEAQRVLEQLLARTENLPARLDLARIAAKRGDGAALASALQSLQAQAATWPDAARERLASLAEAAAREPRTAATQVAFLRNVLVRELVFRRALAQVTTPLDAIGEPLRRFVVLPTPEAAPAEPDTAMTFVVTPIDGWTTRTPTWVGATALTADAAEAIVALDHGTVYVAPARGIASRTHGATHAALLDIDSDFRMDAVVGGEHGLAVLQQDAEGQWRDVTAATALPQADLTMAITGVWAADVDLDGDLDIVVARRDGPATVLRNNGDGTFLSQPSPVVCSGWRAFAWADVDGDGVPDAACLGQAGDVRVALNLRGGAFEEAKVPAPAAPLVAMDAADVSGDGRADIVGVTGAGHLARLSFEDRAGAPPEWRWQDIGASGLTGLDASSATVLTADLDNNAALDIVVASAAQTRILLGGAVGRFTLMDAALAMRADAVADLDEDGRVDLAGRDGDGHVVRATSTGTLPYHWQRLRPRAAAATGDQRVNAFGIGGEVEVRTGLHAQTRRITSPVVHIGLGTAEQSQVVRILWPNGVLQSEFAQQADTTIRADQRLKGSCPWLFAWDGEAMSFVTDLIWRSPLGLRINAQATADVAMTEDWVKVGGTQLRPRDGAYDLRITAELWETHFFDTVSLLVVDHPADTEVFVDERFSVPGPALEPVVTGLVQPFADVRDDGGRDAAATVARRDDVHLDFAGRGRYQGVTRQHAVEFELPASAPREGELYLVAHGWVHPTDSSINVALSQGRHAAPAGLALDVADAAGTFRPARTGLGFPAGKDKTILVPLHPHAPATGPRRFRLTTNLEVFWDRLGWAVGRPDVSVTSVRVPLAAADLRYRGFSETPPHAAGSPERPRYRVAGVAPRWLDLEGFHTRFGDVRPLLGTVDDRYVIMNAGDELALRFTEAPPVAAGHTRDFIVVADGWVKDGDYNTTASRTVLPLPTHASGRYDRRPATLEDDPVYRQHAEDFATYHTRYVAPAARAALRGAPEGARQ
- a CDS encoding tryptophan 7-halogenase encodes the protein MTLVPVHHVDTDVAIVGAGFAGAILAQVLRQRGLRVALLERGRHPRFVIGESSTPLAGLLIEELADRYDLPRLRPLASWGTWKREYPDLPCGLKRGFSFFRHDPGQAFRDDATHVRQLLVAASPHDEVADTHWYRPAVDAWLTSEAEAAGATYLDACALDAPVFTGDGVTIDGTREGRSVRVSARFLVDASGPRGYLWRALGLGDAPLRHMPPTQALFTHFTDVREWAAVAPSDARPPYPVDAAALHHVWPGAWMWVLRFDNGITSAGVAATDPLARGYALEEGADGWMRLLAAHPSIAEQFRDARPTRPFVYTPRVAHRTATVAGARWALLPSAAGVVDPMLSTGFPLALLGIDRLASVLTESAHGDQREAALRRYARDTVTELGAAARLVGALYANMRDFDMFKRLTLLYFAAASYTETVRRLDLPHRARGFLLRGDRTFAPAVRAITRAAVDAPAGEAGADVRRRLADAIDATIAPYDVAGLGDRTRRDWYPVSVDDIFAARERLGVSEADIGAMLERCGIPVKTMPVEECV